The following are encoded together in the Xiphophorus hellerii strain 12219 chromosome 3, Xiphophorus_hellerii-4.1, whole genome shotgun sequence genome:
- the psenen gene encoding gamma-secretase subunit PEN-2, whose protein sequence is MNLERLPNEEKLTLCRKYYLGGFALLPFLWLVNVVWFFKEAFMKPPFTEQTQIKTYVKRSALGLLFWVTVLTTWITIYQHFRAQWGEVGDYLSFTIPLGTP, encoded by the exons ATGAACCTGGAACGACTTCCCAACGAAGAGAAACTCACCCTTTGTAGGAAATATTACTTGG gTGGTTTTGCTCTTCTTCCTTTCCTGTGGCTTGTAAACgttgtttggttttttaagGAAGCATTTATGAAGCCGCCCTTCACTGAACAGACCCAAATTAAAACAT atgtGAAGCGATCAGCActgggtttgttgttttgggtcACAGTACTGACGACATGGATTACAATTTACCAACACTTCAGAGCACAGTGGGGGGAAGTGGGAGATTACCTTTCGTTCACAATTCCACTGGGCACGCCTTGA
- the hspb6 gene encoding heat shock protein beta-6, with product MDFIVPPTVTTGGIPWEKVLPPRLNGSHGYCNWSPSLLIPETESVSSAEVYCDEIGFTVQVDVKHFNPEDLLVKVVGDFVEVQGQHKELKKEGHGFTTLQFNRRYRIPKGVNIMALESAVSPEGILIISAPMLQIEGTRCLT from the exons ATGGATTTTATTGTGCCTCCCACTGTGACAACTGGTGGTATTCCATGGGAGAAGGTTTTACCTCCTCGGCTGAACGGGTCTCATGGCTATTGTAACTGGTCGCCATCATTACTGATTCCAGAGACGGAGAGTGTCAGCTCTGCAGAG GTCTACTGTGATGAGATCGGATTTACAGTTCAAGTAGATGTGAAGCATTTCAACCCGGAGGACCTGCTGGTCAAAGTTGTGGGCGACTTTGTAGAAGTGCAAGGACAACACAAAGAGCTGAAG AAGGAGGGCCACGGCTTTACAACACTGCAGTTTAACCGTCGCTACCGAATCCCAAAGGGCGTGAACATCATGGCGCTGGAGTCAGCTGTCTCCCCTGAAGGCATTCTCATCATATCAGCCCCAATGCTGCAGATCGAAGGCACCAGATGCCTGACTTAA